Below is a genomic region from Gillisia sp. Hel_I_86.
TTTGTTATCCGCTTGGCAAAATCCAGTGTCCGGTCTAAATATATTTGTAAATGAAGAAAATTACCAAAGCCACTTATTTGAAGTGGTACGAGGATATGCTTTTTTGGAGAAAGTTTGAGGATAAATTAGCTCAGGTATATATTCAACAAAAAGTAAGGGGTTTTTTGCACCTATATAATGGGCAAGAAGCAATTCTGGCCGGAGCATTGCATGCAATGGATCTTACAAAAGATAAGATGATCACTGCCTATAGAAATCATGTGCAGCCAATTGGTATGGGTGTGGATCCTAAAAGGGTAATGGCAGAATTGTATGGTAAGAAAACCGGGACTTCTCAAGGCCTTGGGGGCTCTATGCATATCTTTTCCAAAGAACATCGTTTTTATGGGGGCCACGGAATTGTAGGTGGACAAATACCTTTGGGTGCTGGACTCGCATTTGCCGATAAGTACTTTAAAAGGGATGCGGTCACCTTAACCTTTATGGGAGATGGTGCTATGCGTCAGGGTTCGCTTCATGAAACCTTAACAATGGCGGTAAATTGGAATCTTCCTGTAGTTTTTTGTGTGGAAAATAATGGCTATGCTATGGGAACTTCTGTGGCCAGAACTTCAAAAAGCACAGAAATCTGGAAAATGGGCTTAGGGTACGAAATGCCATGTGGTCCTGTAGATGCAATGAATCCTATAAAGGTGGCAGAAGCCTTGGATGAAGCTATTAAAAGGGCACGAACTGGAAAAGGACCTACTTTCTTAGAGTTAAAAACCTATAGATATAGAGGGCATTCTATGAGTGATGCTCAAAAATATAGAACTAAAGATGAGGTTGCCGAATATCAAAAAGTAGACCCTATAACCCAGGTGTTGGATATTATTAAAGACAAAAAGTACGCAACAGATAAAGAGATCAAGGAGATAGATAAACGTGTCAAGGAAATGGTTCTGGAATGTGAAAAATTCGCAGAAGAATCAGAGTATCCAGATGCAAGCTTGATGTACGATGCTGTTTACGAACAAGAAGACTATCCGTTTTTATCACATAAAGTAGAGTAAATTATGGCCGAAGTAATAAATATGCCACGTCTTAGTGACACCATGGAAGAAGGGGTGGTTGCTAAATGGTTGAAAAAAGTTGGGGATAAAGTAGAAGAAGGCGATATTTTAGCTGAAATCGAAACCGATAAAGCTACGATGGAATTTGAATCCTTTTATGAAGGAACATTGCTTCATATAGGAATTGAAGAAGGGGAAACCGCTCCGGTAGATGATTTACTTGCCATAATTGGTGAAAAAGGGGAGGATATTTCTAAATTAATAAAAGGAGATAGTAAATCTTCAAAAAAAGAGGAAAACAAAACGGAGTCCGAGGATACTTCCAAGGACGCTCCTGTAAAAGATTCTAAAGATAAAGAAGAGGAAGAATCACAAGAGGAAGATTCAGAAAAAACCGAGGCTTCTGAAATTCCTGAAGGAGTAGAGATAATTAATATGCCTAGGCTTAGTGATACCATGGAAGAAGGTACCGTAGCAACTTGGCTTAAGAAGGAAGGGGACACCGTAGAGGAAGGAGATATTTTAGCTGAAATCGAGACCGATAAGGCTACAATGGAATTTGAGTCTTTTTATGAAGGAACCTTGCTTAAAATTGGGGTTCAAGAAGGGGAAACCGTAAAAGTTGATACCTTGTTAGCTATTATTGGTCCCAAAGGAACAGATGTTTCAGGTATTGGATCTGGAAAAGCTGAGCCAAAATCTTCAGGTAAAAAAGAGGAAGCTCCATCTAAAGAAGATGATTCATCTAATGAAGCTTCAGAAGAAAAACCTAACGTGAATACTACCGAAGCTAAAGATGGAGGCAGAATATTCGCTTCGCCGTTGGCAAAGAAAATAGCCGAAGATAAAGGGATAAATCTTGCCGATGTTAAGGGTTCTGGAGAAAATGGTAGAATTGTAAAGAAAGACGTGGAAACTTTCAAACCTTCAGCTCAACCCACAACAGCTAGATCGGAAAGCCCTGTTTCTTCTTCAGAAAAACCTGTGCAAACATACGTTCCTGCGGGCGAAGAATCTTATGAGGAGATCAAGAATTCCCAAATGCGCAAAACCATTGCAAAACGTTTGGGGGAATCTAAATTTACCGCGCCACATTATTATTTAACGATCGAGGTGAATATGGAATTTGCAATGATTTCCAGAAAACAGATCAATGAGATTCCAGATGTGAAGGTTTCTTTTAACGATATGGTGATCAAGGCTTCGGCAATGGCACTAAGAAAACATCCAAGGGTGAATTCTCAATGGACCGGAGATAGCACAAAAATAGCAAAGCATATCCATATGGGGGTTGCGGTGGCTGTGGAAGATGGATTGGTGGTGCCCGTTGTGAAATTTGCCGATCAATTGTCGATGACCCAAATTGGAGCGCAAGTTAAAGATCTTGCAGGAAAGGCCCGAAATAAAAAGTTGCAACCATCAGAAATGGAAGGAAGTACTTTTACGGTTTCCAACCTTGGGATGTTTGGGATTACCGAATTTACCAGTATCATCAATCAGCCAAATTCCGCGATCCTCTCTGTAGGGACAATTGTAGAAAAGCCGGTGGTGAAAAATGGACAAATTGTAGTAGGAAACACCATGAAAGTTACTTTGGCATGTGATCATAGAACTGTAGATGGGGCTACCGGAGCAGCTTTCTTGCAAACTTTAAAAATATATTTGGAGAACCCGGTAACCATGTTGGCATAATCCAAAAGCCTTTAGGGAATATACTATTTGAAAATCCCGCGCTATTGCGGGATTTTTTTATCTTTATAGTTATGATAAAAACATTTTTAAGAACAGCCGGCTTTGGGCTGTTGTTTGTATTTTTCGCGTGTAACCTTACACAAAATTCTACAGAAGAGAAGCAAATAATAATCCCACCGACAAAGAAAATTGAAATCGCCAAGGCGACTTTAAACGAGTCATCTGTAAAAGAGGGATTGGATTTTCTAGCATCAAATGATTTAATGGGACGAAATACAGGTTCAAAGGGAATTGAGAAAGCAGCAGTGTATATTGAGGGTATTCTCGAGAGAAATAATATTAAGCCATATTTTGCCACATATCGGGATTCCTTCACAGTAAAGGATGCAACAGGTTATAATATTGTTGGTTTGGCTGAAGGAACAGATCCTGTATTGAAAAATGAGTTTTTAATAATAAGCGCCCATTACGACCATATAGGCTTAATTTCTCCAATTGCAAACGATTCTATTGCAAATGGTGCGAACGATAATGCTGCAGGTTCTGTGGCTGTTTTGGAATTGGCAAAATATTTTGGCGCTGCACCAAAAAACAAAAGAAGTATTCTCTTTGTTTTTCTTTCTGCTGAAGAAAAGGGGCTTTTTGGATCCAAGCATTTGGCCAAAAGGTTGAAGGATGAAAACTTGGATCTCTATGTGAACTTTAATATTGAAATGATTGGAGTTCCTATGGTAGGAAAGGATCATAAGGCTTATTTGACCGGGTATGAAGAATCCAATCTTGCAGATAAATTCAATGAATATTCCAATGAAAAGGTATTGGGGTTTCTTCCGAAGGCAAAGGAATTTGATCTTTTTAGAAGGAGCGACAATTATTCTTTCTATAAAGAATTCAATGTGCCAGCACAAACCATTAGCACCTTTGATTTTACAAATTATAATTATTACCATCAAGTTCAGGATGAAGCCGATAAGCTGGATATTCCTTTTATGATAGATCTTATAGAAGCTATAATTCCTGGAATTTATACCATGGCAAATACTCCAACCAAAGAAATAAAACTCAATTAAGAATGAAGCATGTAGTAATAACAGGTACCAGCAGGGGAATTGGTTTTGAAATGGTCAAACTTTTTTCTGAAGCTGGGCATCGTGTAATGGCGCTTTCAAGAAAACCGGAATCGCTTCAGGCTTTAAAGTTGAAGAATGTACAGGTGATTGCCTGCGACATTACCAAGGAAGAAGAACTTCAAAAAATAGCGGCTCATATTGAAAAGACTTGGAAAAAAGTAGATGTTTTAATCAATAACGCAGGAGCAATTTTAAATAAATCTTTTGCTGAAGCCTCTTTGGATGAGTTTAAAGCCATTTATAACACGAATGTTTTTGGCGTGGCAGGACTTATTCAAAAACTACTTCCTTTTATGGATTCCACCTCTCATGTAGTTAACATCAGCAGTATGGGCGCTGTGCAAGGCAGTATGAAATTTCCGGGTCTTTCGGCATATAGTTCGAGCAAGGGAGCATTAATAACCTTGACAGAAATGTTGGCAGAAGAATATAAAGAGAATGGACCCTCCTTTAATGTATTGGCTTTAGGTGCCGTGCAAACCGAAATGTTGGCGGAAGCTTTTCCAGGATACAAAGCACCGGTTTCTGCTCAAGGGATGGCGGAGTATATTTTGGATTTCAGCCTTAATGGTCAAAAATATTATAACGGTAAACTGTTACAGGTTTCCAATAGTACCCCTTAAAAAGGAAGAAATGAGCGATGTTCTTGAAAAATATTTGCCAAGTCACGCAGTATCTCCTATTTTCAACCTTATAGAAGAACATAACATTCATCTTAAAATTGTTAATGAAAGGGTTACGAGGCATGGGGATTATAGAAGGAAGCCAAATGGAGGTCATCAAATAACAATCAATGCGAATCTAAATAGGTTCAGGTTTTTGATAACCTTGGTGCATGAAATTGCCCATCTGTTAGCGTTCGAAAGATTTGGAAGTGCAATAAAACCACACGGGAGGGAATGGAAATTCACTTTTCAGCAAATGATGTTGCCATTCATAAGACCTGAGATATTTCCCATACAATTATTACCTTTAATTGCTAAACATTTCAAAAACCCTAAAGCGAGCAGCGATACCGATGCGCAATTATCTGTAGCCCTTAAAAGTTTTGATCCCGAAAATGATAAAAATTATATTTTCGAACTTCCCCTAGGTGGTGTCTTCAGAATTTATAATGGTAAGGTTTTTAAGAAAGGCGCAAAGAGAAGGAAGCGGTATGAGTGTGTAGAGATGGATACGGGCAAGATTTATTTATTTCAACCTAATGCCGAAGTAGAGTTAATAGCAGTTTAGGTTTTAAACAAAAGAAAGAATGACAAGTTACAATCAAGATTATTATGCAGTAATTATGGCTGGTGGGGTAGGTTCCAGGTTCTGGCCTTTAAGTACGGCCAAATACCCAAAACAGTTTCACGATATGTTGGGCATTGGGGAAACTTTATTGCAAAGCACTTATAACAGGCTTACCAATGTAGTACCTCG
It encodes:
- the pdhA gene encoding pyruvate dehydrogenase (acetyl-transferring) E1 component subunit alpha; protein product: MKKITKATYLKWYEDMLFWRKFEDKLAQVYIQQKVRGFLHLYNGQEAILAGALHAMDLTKDKMITAYRNHVQPIGMGVDPKRVMAELYGKKTGTSQGLGGSMHIFSKEHRFYGGHGIVGGQIPLGAGLAFADKYFKRDAVTLTFMGDGAMRQGSLHETLTMAVNWNLPVVFCVENNGYAMGTSVARTSKSTEIWKMGLGYEMPCGPVDAMNPIKVAEALDEAIKRARTGKGPTFLELKTYRYRGHSMSDAQKYRTKDEVAEYQKVDPITQVLDIIKDKKYATDKEIKEIDKRVKEMVLECEKFAEESEYPDASLMYDAVYEQEDYPFLSHKVE
- a CDS encoding M20/M25/M40 family metallo-hydrolase; translation: MIKTFLRTAGFGLLFVFFACNLTQNSTEEKQIIIPPTKKIEIAKATLNESSVKEGLDFLASNDLMGRNTGSKGIEKAAVYIEGILERNNIKPYFATYRDSFTVKDATGYNIVGLAEGTDPVLKNEFLIISAHYDHIGLISPIANDSIANGANDNAAGSVAVLELAKYFGAAPKNKRSILFVFLSAEEKGLFGSKHLAKRLKDENLDLYVNFNIEMIGVPMVGKDHKAYLTGYEESNLADKFNEYSNEKVLGFLPKAKEFDLFRRSDNYSFYKEFNVPAQTISTFDFTNYNYYHQVQDEADKLDIPFMIDLIEAIIPGIYTMANTPTKEIKLN
- a CDS encoding SprT-like domain-containing protein translates to MSDVLEKYLPSHAVSPIFNLIEEHNIHLKIVNERVTRHGDYRRKPNGGHQITINANLNRFRFLITLVHEIAHLLAFERFGSAIKPHGREWKFTFQQMMLPFIRPEIFPIQLLPLIAKHFKNPKASSDTDAQLSVALKSFDPENDKNYIFELPLGGVFRIYNGKVFKKGAKRRKRYECVEMDTGKIYLFQPNAEVELIAV
- a CDS encoding pyruvate dehydrogenase complex dihydrolipoamide acetyltransferase yields the protein MAEVINMPRLSDTMEEGVVAKWLKKVGDKVEEGDILAEIETDKATMEFESFYEGTLLHIGIEEGETAPVDDLLAIIGEKGEDISKLIKGDSKSSKKEENKTESEDTSKDAPVKDSKDKEEEESQEEDSEKTEASEIPEGVEIINMPRLSDTMEEGTVATWLKKEGDTVEEGDILAEIETDKATMEFESFYEGTLLKIGVQEGETVKVDTLLAIIGPKGTDVSGIGSGKAEPKSSGKKEEAPSKEDDSSNEASEEKPNVNTTEAKDGGRIFASPLAKKIAEDKGINLADVKGSGENGRIVKKDVETFKPSAQPTTARSESPVSSSEKPVQTYVPAGEESYEEIKNSQMRKTIAKRLGESKFTAPHYYLTIEVNMEFAMISRKQINEIPDVKVSFNDMVIKASAMALRKHPRVNSQWTGDSTKIAKHIHMGVAVAVEDGLVVPVVKFADQLSMTQIGAQVKDLAGKARNKKLQPSEMEGSTFTVSNLGMFGITEFTSIINQPNSAILSVGTIVEKPVVKNGQIVVGNTMKVTLACDHRTVDGATGAAFLQTLKIYLENPVTMLA
- a CDS encoding SDR family NAD(P)-dependent oxidoreductase, whose protein sequence is MKHVVITGTSRGIGFEMVKLFSEAGHRVMALSRKPESLQALKLKNVQVIACDITKEEELQKIAAHIEKTWKKVDVLINNAGAILNKSFAEASLDEFKAIYNTNVFGVAGLIQKLLPFMDSTSHVVNISSMGAVQGSMKFPGLSAYSSSKGALITLTEMLAEEYKENGPSFNVLALGAVQTEMLAEAFPGYKAPVSAQGMAEYILDFSLNGQKYYNGKLLQVSNSTP